In the Methylophilus sp. 5 genome, one interval contains:
- a CDS encoding MoxR family ATPase, protein MQDQQLNDWRTYALTLESEVNKVVVGQENPVRLITTAVFARGHVLLEGDVGVGKTTLLRAFTRGIGGGYQRIEGTIDLMPNDLVYHTYLGEDGKPHVSPGPLLMSGQDLSIFFFNEINRARPQVHSLMLRVMAERTLTAFNKEHYFPHMLVFADRNQVEREETFDIPSAARDRFMMEIPIVVPAAHDIMESLIFDTRFHDVDQLISNVPADILKFDQLNSFAKVIQENIQASPALRKYALDLWLATKDPVAYGIKVSNVDMKRLVLSGASPRGMGMLLRAARVNAWLNQRQAVVPEDIHAVFHETIAHRLVFSPVYEMRRTEIARELLTGIINAVAAP, encoded by the coding sequence ATGCAAGATCAACAACTCAACGATTGGCGCACATATGCGCTCACATTAGAGTCGGAAGTTAACAAAGTTGTCGTCGGTCAGGAAAATCCAGTCCGCCTGATCACCACCGCCGTGTTCGCCCGCGGTCACGTGCTGCTTGAAGGGGATGTGGGGGTGGGCAAAACCACTTTGCTGCGCGCCTTTACCCGCGGCATTGGTGGTGGTTACCAACGGATTGAAGGCACCATTGACCTGATGCCAAACGACCTGGTGTATCACACCTATCTGGGCGAAGACGGCAAACCACACGTGAGCCCGGGCCCATTGCTGATGTCGGGGCAAGACTTATCTATTTTCTTTTTTAACGAAATCAACCGCGCCCGCCCGCAAGTGCACTCGCTGATGTTGCGCGTGATGGCCGAACGCACGCTGACGGCCTTTAATAAAGAACATTACTTTCCGCACATGCTGGTATTTGCCGACCGCAACCAGGTTGAGCGCGAAGAAACCTTTGATATTCCATCTGCTGCACGTGACCGTTTTATGATGGAAATTCCGATTGTGGTACCAGCTGCACATGACATTATGGAGTCGTTGATTTTTGACACGCGCTTTCATGATGTCGACCAGCTAATTTCAAATGTACCGGCTGACATTCTCAAGTTTGACCAGTTAAATAGCTTTGCCAAGGTGATTCAGGAAAATATTCAGGCCAGCCCTGCCCTGCGCAAATATGCGCTGGATTTATGGTTAGCCACCAAAGACCCGGTTGCCTATGGCATTAAAGTATCAAACGTCGATATGAAGCGCCTGGTCCTCAGTGGCGCCAGCCCGCGTGGCATGGGCATGCTGTTGCGTGCTGCCCGCGTCAACGCCTGGCTAAATCAGCGTCAGGCTGTCGTGCCAGAAGATATTCATGCGGTGTTCCACGAAACGATTGCGCACCGCCTGGTATTTAGCCCGGTTTACGAAATGCGTCGTACTGAAATCGCACGCGAATTGCTGACTGGCATTATTAATGCCGTGGCAGCGCCTTAA
- the fabA gene encoding 3-hydroxyacyl-[acyl-carrier-protein] dehydratase FabA: MTRKSSFSKEDLLACGRGEMFGEGNAQLPLPPMLMFDRIVKISDEGGKYGQGEIIAELDIRPDLWFFECHFTGDPVMPGCLGLDAMWQLVGFFLGWKGGPGRGRALGSGEVKFTGQVLPTAKVVRYHIDLKRVIMRKLVMGIADARMEVDGREIYAASDLRVGLFTSTDNF; the protein is encoded by the coding sequence ATGACTAGAAAAAGTAGTTTCAGCAAAGAGGATTTATTGGCGTGCGGCCGGGGAGAGATGTTCGGTGAAGGTAACGCGCAATTGCCATTACCGCCTATGCTGATGTTTGACCGTATCGTTAAAATTTCTGACGAGGGTGGCAAATACGGCCAAGGCGAAATTATTGCAGAACTCGATATTCGTCCTGATTTGTGGTTTTTTGAATGCCACTTTACCGGTGACCCGGTGATGCCTGGCTGTTTGGGTTTAGATGCCATGTGGCAGTTGGTTGGGTTCTTCCTGGGTTGGAAAGGTGGCCCTGGTCGTGGTCGTGCGCTGGGTTCTGGTGAGGTTAAATTTACTGGCCAAGTCTTGCCAACAGCCAAGGTGGTGCGCTATCACATTGATTTAAAACGTGTGATTATGCGTAAACTGGTGATGGGTATTGCAGATGCGCGCATGGAAGTAGATGGTCGCGAGATTTATGCTGCCAGTGATTTGCGTGTCGGGTTGTTTACCAGCACGGACAATTTCTAG
- the thrC gene encoding threonine synthase, which translates to MKYISTRGQSPALTFSEILLGGLAPDGGLYLPEQYPQFSDADLNAMRGMNYRDLAFAILSRLVDNSDIPHVDLKAIIDKTYRAEVYQYARAGQNAADITPTLKLEDNLYLLSLSNGPTLAFKDMAMQLLGNLFEYVLSKTGQTTNILGATSGDTGSAAEYAMRGKQGVRVFMLSPYQKMSRFQTAQMFSLQDDNIFNIAVKGVFDDAQDMVKAVSNDHAFKAEYKIGAVNSINWGRIAAQIVYYFKGYLAVTSSNSQKVSFTVPSGNFGNICAGHIARMMGLPIDQLVVATNENDVLDEFFNTGVYAPRSSANTYHTSSPSMDISKASNFERFIYDLVGQDGSKVRELWSAVDAGGKFDLNAQGYFAKVAGFGFVSGHSNHAHRMQTIRATKASYGVTIDTHTADGLKVALEQRKADVPMLVLETALPAKFEEAIVEALGEVPERPASLAGLEDLPQTSSVMDVSVDAIKAFIRANT; encoded by the coding sequence ATGAAATATATTAGTACCCGCGGGCAATCGCCTGCTTTAACGTTTAGTGAAATTTTGCTGGGTGGCCTGGCGCCAGATGGCGGTTTGTACTTGCCTGAGCAGTATCCGCAGTTTAGCGATGCTGACTTGAACGCCATGCGCGGCATGAATTACCGCGACCTGGCGTTTGCAATTTTGTCGCGCCTGGTGGATAACAGCGATATTCCGCACGTAGACCTGAAAGCGATCATCGATAAAACTTACCGTGCCGAAGTCTATCAATACGCACGTGCGGGCCAAAACGCAGCAGACATTACGCCTACGCTCAAGCTTGAAGATAACCTCTACCTGTTAAGTTTATCCAACGGCCCGACGCTGGCGTTTAAAGATATGGCCATGCAGTTACTGGGTAACCTGTTTGAGTATGTGCTAAGCAAAACCGGCCAAACCACCAATATTCTGGGCGCCACCTCTGGCGACACCGGCTCGGCTGCCGAATACGCCATGCGTGGCAAGCAGGGCGTGCGTGTATTCATGCTATCGCCTTACCAGAAAATGAGCCGCTTTCAGACCGCGCAAATGTTCAGCCTGCAAGACGACAATATTTTTAATATCGCCGTCAAAGGTGTGTTTGACGATGCGCAGGACATGGTTAAAGCGGTGTCTAATGACCATGCGTTTAAGGCGGAATATAAAATCGGTGCGGTAAACTCCATTAACTGGGGCCGGATTGCTGCCCAAATTGTGTATTACTTTAAAGGCTACCTGGCCGTGACCAGCAGCAACAGCCAGAAGGTCAGCTTTACCGTACCTAGCGGCAACTTTGGCAATATCTGCGCCGGGCATATTGCGCGCATGATGGGCTTGCCGATAGACCAGCTGGTCGTCGCCACCAACGAAAATGACGTGCTGGATGAGTTTTTTAACACCGGTGTTTACGCACCACGTAGCTCAGCCAATACTTACCACACCTCCAGCCCGTCTATGGACATTAGCAAAGCCTCTAATTTTGAGCGCTTTATTTATGACCTGGTGGGCCAGGATGGCAGCAAAGTGCGTGAGTTATGGTCTGCGGTCGATGCCGGTGGCAAGTTTGATTTGAACGCGCAGGGTTATTTTGCCAAGGTAGCTGGGTTTGGCTTTGTGTCTGGCCACAGTAACCATGCGCACCGCATGCAAACCATACGCGCCACCAAAGCCAGCTATGGCGTGACAATTGACACCCACACCGCCGATGGCTTAAAGGTCGCGCTGGAGCAGCGTAAGGCCGATGTGCCGATGCTGGTGCTCGAAACTGCCTTGCCAGCCAAGTTTGAAGAGGCGATTGTTGAAGCCCTGGGCGAGGTGCCTGAGCGCCCAGCGAGCCTGGCTGGCCTGGAAGACCTGCCACAAACATCCAGCGTGATGGATGTCAGTGTGGATGCGATTAAAGCGTTTATCCGCGCAAATACCTAA
- the fabB gene encoding beta-ketoacyl-ACP synthase I encodes MRRVVITGFGIVSSLGNNKQEVLDSLQVGRSGITYQPEYAERGLRSHVAGSIKNLDVEAMIDRKLLRFMAKGHAYAWLAMQEAIADANLPEELVSNVRTGLIVGAGGTSTESMLEGTNTLAEKGIRRVGPYMVTKTMSSGIAACLATGAKIKGVNYGISSACSTSAHCIGAGVEQIQLGKQDIVFAGGGEEEHWTMSYLFDAMGALSSKYNETPEKASRTYDADRDGFVISGGGGIVVLEEYEHAKARGAQIYAEVIGYGATSDGYDMVAPSGEGAVRCMQQALQGINPEEIDYINTHGTSTPVGDTKELEAIRAVFGEQSKTAIASTKSLSGHALGAAGVNEAIYTLLMMQHGFIAASANIETLDPAAEGLNIVRSPIATAKIQTALSNSFGFGGTNATLTLSTKYL; translated from the coding sequence ATGCGTCGCGTAGTGATTACAGGATTTGGTATCGTATCAAGTCTTGGTAATAACAAACAGGAAGTGCTGGACAGCCTGCAAGTAGGTCGTTCCGGTATTACTTATCAACCTGAATATGCCGAGCGTGGTTTGCGTTCGCATGTTGCAGGGTCGATCAAAAATCTGGATGTTGAAGCCATGATTGATCGCAAGCTGTTGCGTTTTATGGCCAAAGGTCATGCTTACGCCTGGCTTGCGATGCAGGAAGCGATTGCTGATGCAAATTTACCGGAAGAGTTGGTCTCCAATGTCCGTACCGGCCTGATTGTCGGGGCGGGTGGCACGTCCACTGAAAGCATGCTGGAGGGCACTAACACACTGGCAGAAAAGGGCATTCGCCGGGTTGGGCCTTATATGGTGACTAAAACCATGAGCAGCGGCATTGCTGCCTGTCTGGCCACCGGTGCTAAAATCAAGGGTGTTAATTACGGCATCAGTTCTGCCTGTTCTACCAGTGCGCACTGCATAGGCGCAGGGGTTGAGCAGATTCAGTTAGGCAAGCAAGACATTGTATTTGCTGGCGGCGGTGAAGAAGAACACTGGACCATGAGTTATCTGTTTGATGCCATGGGTGCATTGTCGAGCAAGTATAACGAAACGCCTGAAAAAGCATCGCGCACCTATGATGCAGACCGCGACGGTTTTGTGATTTCTGGCGGCGGCGGCATTGTGGTGCTCGAAGAGTACGAGCATGCTAAAGCACGTGGCGCGCAAATCTATGCCGAGGTAATTGGCTATGGCGCGACCTCAGACGGCTATGACATGGTCGCCCCTAGCGGTGAAGGCGCCGTGCGTTGCATGCAGCAGGCTTTGCAGGGCATTAACCCTGAAGAGATCGACTACATCAACACACATGGCACCAGTACGCCGGTCGGTGATACCAAAGAGCTGGAAGCGATTCGTGCAGTGTTTGGTGAGCAAAGCAAAACAGCGATTGCCTCAACCAAGTCACTCTCTGGCCATGCACTGGGTGCGGCGGGGGTGAATGAGGCGATTTATACCTTGCTGATGATGCAGCACGGCTTTATTGCGGCTTCTGCTAACATCGAAACGCTGGATCCAGCGGCAGAAGGCTTGAATATTGTGCGTAGCCCGATCGCTACTGCTAAGATTCAAACCGCGTTGTCTAACAGCTTTGGGTTTGGCGGTACCAATGCCACGCTGACGTTGTCGACTAAATATCTGTAA
- a CDS encoding Mth938-like domain-containing protein has product MKLHLHTSEQQYQINGVDSDAVIINRQRYEQPVIVSEQALSTDWFEGPWETLDAQKLSAIFDFTPEVVLLGTGDKQRFIHPRHTQAFASAHIAVECMTTAAACRTFNILAAEGRKVVAALLLEKHLTTSAA; this is encoded by the coding sequence ATGAAACTACACTTACATACCAGCGAGCAGCAATACCAAATTAATGGCGTAGACAGCGACGCCGTGATCATTAATCGTCAGCGTTATGAACAGCCGGTGATTGTGAGTGAGCAAGCATTAAGTACAGACTGGTTTGAGGGACCATGGGAGACACTAGATGCGCAAAAGCTGTCTGCGATTTTTGACTTCACGCCAGAAGTGGTCTTGCTCGGCACCGGTGACAAACAACGCTTTATTCACCCCAGGCACACCCAGGCGTTTGCCTCTGCGCACATCGCGGTAGAGTGCATGACGACGGCTGCAGCCTGCCGCACGTTCAACATTCTAGCCGCTGAGGGGCGCAAAGTCGTTGCGGCACTGTTACTGGAAAAACATCTCACGACCAGCGCCGCCTAA
- a CDS encoding DUF1439 domain-containing protein translates to MRVLKNFCGVVLLALSLTHCATMGERTVKMNTAQLQQKLNNKLAKPLTVLKVFHIQLSNALVSMDPASGRIHTLMDASVQSDLLSNAATGKLGLSGLVKFDPARNAVVLDQPAVDSFQLDGAHSEWNGLVQQLAKDLGGKWLNQLVLYEVKPEDLSYAGRHYQPGDLQVTADGLQVTLKPQ, encoded by the coding sequence ATGCGTGTTTTAAAAAACTTCTGTGGGGTGGTATTGCTGGCGTTGTCGCTGACACATTGTGCGACGATGGGTGAGCGGACGGTGAAAATGAACACCGCCCAGTTACAGCAAAAGCTCAACAATAAACTGGCTAAGCCACTCACGGTGCTCAAGGTGTTTCATATTCAGCTTTCCAATGCATTGGTCTCTATGGATCCAGCCTCGGGCAGGATTCATACCCTGATGGACGCCAGTGTGCAAAGCGATTTATTGTCAAACGCCGCTACAGGTAAATTGGGCTTGTCTGGCCTGGTCAAATTTGATCCGGCGCGCAATGCCGTCGTGCTGGACCAGCCTGCAGTGGATTCTTTTCAACTGGATGGCGCCCATAGCGAGTGGAATGGCTTGGTGCAACAGTTAGCCAAAGATTTGGGCGGAAAATGGTTGAATCAACTGGTGTTGTATGAAGTGAAGCCTGAGGATTTAAGCTATGCTGGCCGGCATTACCAGCCCGGCGATTTGCAAGTGACGGCTGATGGTTTGCAGGTAACGCTCAAGCCACAATAA
- a CDS encoding homoserine dehydrogenase — protein MKELKVGLLGIGTVGGGTYTVITRNQAEIARRLGGNIRIVQVADRNLELAKQVTNGQVAVTDDAFSVVNNPDIDVVVELIGGYTVAKELVLTAIANGKHVVTANKALLAVHGDEIFKAAADKGVIVAFEAAVAGGIPIIKALREGLSANKIEWVAGIINGTTNFILTEMRDKGLAFADVLKEAQRLGYAEADPTFDVEGIDAAHKLTIMASIAFGMPMQFEQAYTEGITKLTIKDIQYAQELGYRVKLLGISKKAEAGVELRVHPTLIPEKRLIANVDGAMNAVVVKGDAVGPTLYYGAGAGAEPTASAVVADLIDIARLQGTKAEQRVAYLGYQLDQQQVLPILPMSEVHSAYYLRLRASDKPGVMADITKILADLQISIDAMLQKEPAEGESEADIVILTHTTQEKIMDAAIAHIEALPAIAAGVTKIRMETLSR, from the coding sequence ATGAAAGAATTAAAAGTAGGCTTGTTGGGCATAGGCACAGTGGGGGGCGGTACCTATACCGTGATCACGCGTAATCAGGCAGAGATCGCGCGCCGTCTTGGTGGCAATATCCGTATTGTGCAAGTGGCTGACCGTAATTTGGAGTTGGCAAAGCAAGTGACGAACGGCCAGGTTGCCGTGACTGACGATGCGTTTTCTGTGGTGAATAATCCTGACATTGATGTGGTCGTTGAGTTGATTGGCGGCTACACCGTTGCCAAAGAGCTGGTGTTAACCGCCATTGCAAACGGCAAGCATGTGGTCACGGCCAACAAAGCCTTGCTGGCCGTGCATGGCGACGAGATTTTTAAAGCCGCGGCTGATAAAGGGGTGATTGTCGCCTTTGAAGCGGCGGTCGCCGGTGGGATTCCTATCATCAAGGCACTGCGCGAAGGCCTGAGTGCTAACAAAATAGAGTGGGTGGCTGGCATTATTAACGGCACCACTAACTTTATCCTGACCGAAATGCGTGACAAGGGTCTGGCATTTGCCGACGTGCTGAAAGAAGCCCAGCGCTTGGGCTATGCCGAGGCCGACCCCACCTTTGACGTAGAAGGCATTGATGCCGCGCACAAGCTGACCATCATGGCCAGCATTGCGTTTGGCATGCCTATGCAGTTTGAGCAGGCTTATACCGAAGGCATTACCAAGCTCACGATTAAAGATATTCAATATGCACAAGAGCTGGGCTATCGGGTGAAGTTGCTGGGCATTAGCAAAAAAGCTGAGGCTGGTGTTGAGTTGCGGGTGCATCCAACCCTGATTCCTGAAAAACGCCTGATTGCCAATGTGGATGGCGCCATGAATGCCGTGGTGGTAAAAGGGGATGCCGTGGGCCCAACCTTGTATTACGGTGCCGGTGCTGGCGCTGAGCCAACCGCCAGTGCGGTCGTGGCTGACCTGATAGACATTGCGCGCCTGCAAGGCACCAAAGCTGAGCAGCGTGTGGCTTACCTGGGTTATCAGTTAGACCAGCAGCAAGTGTTGCCGATTTTGCCAATGAGTGAAGTGCACTCTGCCTATTACCTGCGCTTGCGTGCCTCTGACAAGCCGGGCGTGATGGCTGACATCACCAAAATTCTGGCTGACCTGCAAATCTCGATTGATGCCATGCTGCAAAAAGAACCTGCAGAAGGCGAGTCAGAAGCAGATATTGTGATTTTGACGCACACCACGCAAGAGAAAATCATGGATGCGGCGATTGCTCATATTGAGGCGCTGCCTGCCATTGCTGCCGGCGTCACCAAAATCCGCATGGAAACACTGTCACGCTAA
- a CDS encoding DUF58 domain-containing protein, translating into MEIIKEFSYHIGWRSRSRRPGRHKSNQRGMGMEFRGHTTLLSYPDPRRIDIRQTIRDPMEQVYVRIFNQKSATPVFVMCDMSGSMQYGTPHTKLVTAAHITRSVAQSASRNTDPVGFIGFDDDVHDTWLSTLSLRPHTMFDLADRLENHLPNEVGAGALLESVRLLPRERALIFLVSDFHMPLEQLEEALLLMLRHHIVPVILWNSTEYKQLPEFGITSINDPETGERRTLFLRASYRERILEAFNARRQAIEDIFMRFDMQPFFVEDTFDADLLTDYFHQHVPA; encoded by the coding sequence ATGGAAATCATTAAGGAATTCAGCTACCACATTGGCTGGCGTTCCCGTTCGCGCCGTCCGGGCCGTCATAAGAGCAATCAGCGCGGCATGGGCATGGAGTTTCGTGGCCACACCACGCTTCTGTCGTACCCTGACCCGCGCCGGATTGATATACGCCAGACCATTCGTGACCCGATGGAGCAAGTCTATGTGCGCATTTTTAACCAGAAAAGCGCCACGCCAGTGTTTGTCATGTGTGATATGTCTGGCTCTATGCAATATGGCACACCGCATACCAAACTGGTCACGGCAGCACACATCACCCGTTCGGTCGCCCAGTCTGCCAGCCGCAACACAGACCCGGTTGGCTTTATAGGCTTTGATGATGATGTGCATGACACATGGCTGAGCACGCTGTCTTTGCGTCCACACACCATGTTTGACCTGGCAGACCGCCTGGAGAACCACCTGCCAAATGAAGTGGGGGCCGGTGCGCTGCTTGAAAGTGTTCGGCTACTGCCGCGCGAGCGCGCACTGATTTTTCTGGTGTCCGACTTTCACATGCCGCTGGAACAACTGGAAGAAGCACTGCTACTGATGCTGCGCCATCACATTGTGCCGGTGATTCTCTGGAACAGTACTGAATACAAACAATTGCCTGAGTTTGGCATTACCAGCATTAATGACCCGGAAACCGGCGAACGCCGCACCCTGTTTTTGCGCGCGTCTTATCGCGAACGGATTCTGGAGGCATTTAATGCCAGACGTCAGGCGATTGAAGATATTTTTATGAGATTTGATATGCAGCCATTTTTTGTGGAAGACACGTTCGATGCAGATTTACTCACCGACTACTTCCATCAACATGTGCCTGCCTGA
- a CDS encoding pyridoxal phosphate-dependent aminotransferase, whose product MKPVNKSSKLSNVCYDIRGPVLQRARQMEEDGQRIIKLNIGNPMPFGFNAPEEIVQDVIHNMDQASGYTDSKGLFAARKAIMHYTQQKNIAGVTIDDIIIGNGVSELIVMAMQGLLNNGDQILVPMPDYPLWTAAVNLAGGTARHYVCDEQSGWLPDLEDIENKITANTKGIVIINPNNPTGALYPKETLEGIIEIARHHGLVVFADEIYDKVLYDGNTHTSIASLADDVLFVTFNGLSKNYRACGYRSGWMIISGDKKDAKDYIEGLNMLASMRLCANVPGQLAIQTALGGYQSINDLVAPSGRLCKQRDVAYDMLTAMPGVTCVKPAAAMYLFPKLDPDMYPIADDQQFILELLLEEKVLLVQGTGFNWKAPDHFRVVFLPNIDDLTEAMTRIGRYLDSYRKKHAK is encoded by the coding sequence ATGAAGCCAGTCAATAAATCCAGCAAACTCAGTAATGTCTGTTACGACATCCGCGGCCCGGTATTACAACGTGCGCGCCAGATGGAAGAAGACGGACAGCGTATTATCAAGCTGAACATCGGTAACCCGATGCCATTTGGTTTTAATGCGCCAGAAGAAATCGTACAAGACGTGATCCACAATATGGATCAAGCCTCTGGCTACACGGACTCTAAAGGGCTATTTGCGGCGCGTAAAGCCATCATGCATTACACCCAGCAAAAAAATATTGCAGGTGTGACTATAGACGACATTATTATCGGTAATGGCGTGTCTGAGCTGATAGTAATGGCCATGCAGGGCCTACTCAATAATGGTGACCAGATTCTGGTGCCTATGCCTGATTATCCGTTGTGGACGGCCGCAGTCAACCTGGCGGGCGGTACAGCGCGTCACTATGTCTGTGATGAGCAATCTGGCTGGTTGCCAGACCTTGAAGATATTGAAAACAAGATCACTGCCAACACTAAAGGCATTGTCATTATCAACCCCAATAATCCAACCGGTGCGTTGTATCCCAAAGAAACACTGGAAGGCATTATTGAGATTGCCCGTCATCATGGCCTGGTGGTGTTTGCTGACGAGATTTATGACAAAGTGCTGTATGACGGCAACACACACACGTCAATCGCCTCACTGGCCGATGATGTGCTGTTTGTGACCTTTAACGGTTTATCTAAAAACTACCGTGCTTGCGGCTATCGTTCTGGCTGGATGATTATCTCCGGCGATAAAAAAGATGCCAAAGATTATATTGAAGGCCTCAATATGCTGGCATCGATGCGTTTGTGTGCCAACGTACCTGGCCAGTTAGCGATTCAAACAGCGCTGGGGGGTTACCAGAGTATCAATGATTTGGTGGCACCCAGCGGACGCTTGTGCAAGCAACGTGACGTGGCTTATGACATGTTAACCGCCATGCCGGGGGTGACTTGCGTCAAACCAGCGGCGGCCATGTATCTGTTTCCTAAACTGGATCCAGACATGTATCCGATTGCAGACGACCAGCAGTTTATTCTGGAGTTGTTGCTGGAAGAGAAGGTACTACTGGTGCAAGGCACCGGTTTTAACTGGAAAGCGCCTGATCATTTCAGGGTGGTTTTTCTGCCGAATATAGACGACCTGACCGAGGCCATGACACGCATAGGCCGCTATCTGGACAGCTATCGCAAGAAGCATGCAAAATAA